CCGCTGATGTTACCGCACAAACACAAATTACCTGAAGCCTGCCAATCAAATTGAGTACGGTACGTATTAAAAGAACTACTATGTGAGCTAAGGAAGCAGCATCGAGGACGCAAGGAAATACGATTGTCACTTGTCAATACATTCCCCTAATCTCCCGAATTATACACTACATGCTCATACACTTCTATTTTTGCATCCTATATTATGTTTGATAGCTCAGTTGTTCCTGAATTACACCAAATAGAATATCAATTCTTTTGGAAAAGGTAGACATCCATATAAAAGACATGGTGTTTAAATACTTTTATTAAAAGCCATAACTTAAGTTCACAGAGGCAATAGAACAAATTATCTATAGTTTCCTTGTGCTCTAGATTGTAGGTTCATCACAGGTGCAAGATAAGAAATTAAATTGCTTTGAAGAATATAAAGATAGCAAATGAAGAAATCAGCCGCTGCCTACCGGACTCAGGTTTGCAGCATACAAACATATATACAGACCATGAATGTACTATGACTTCAGAAGAATATACATTAATCCGCCATATTGTAGGGAAACAAATCTGGAGCACAAAGTAGAGAGAAACACCTGTAACACACGTGCATGATATAACACTACCTGAATGTAACAAAATATAATTGTATTTCTAATGGAACAAAATAGAGCTGTGAGCATTAACACTGTATCTGGGCATGGTACTCAAGATGCTTCTTTATTTTTTGTTCTTATTACATCATGTACACTTCAAAGAGAGGCGCCGACTCTACAACTTTTCAAGCATCAAACTATATAAGAGTAATTACCCGTGCATTTTGCCACTGTTTGTTAGAAATACATCACATCAGAGATGCAGAACCCATTTTCTCTTAGGTCAATAACAAACATTAAACCTTGGAGACGGGATTAGCAATTCCGTGGAACATTAACTTCTCCCACTGGTTCAATACACTCTTCAATTTTGATGCTTATTTTAGCAGCATGGTAAATGCCATTTGCTGCTTCAATACACTATATATGCATGGTTATGCAAATCAAAATTGAAAGATGGACTGCTGCAGAAGTGTAGAAAACATGCATGGTGGTGTTGTAAGAGTGAATACTTATTTATGAGATAAATCGGCATATGAGCTGATACTGTATAAATTAGGAAGAAAAAATTGAACTATGCACCATTGAAAGACAAATTATGAAGTCCACATTTTTGCTGAGACATATTGCAGATTTATATTAGCATTCAACATCTATTCACAGAAGACAAAAAAGGTCAGtcgatttgcaaagcacacatctGCATGAATATGTCACAAGTTATATGTTTGTCTTAAGGTTACAGAATGATGATCAATTCTCAGGGTAAAACTAACTGTAACATGCCTCTCATTATTATTTTTGTTAGAGAAGAAGTTACATTTGCTACGTACTAAAATTGTTGGGGTTCCAGACCTTGGGTTATCTGAAGTGTGGGTAAGTTGTAGAGGTTAACAGCATGGACATCATTCCAATTTTACGGCATGGGCAAAAACATGTCAGAATGCAAGTATGCAGGTCATGTATCCCATTGTTTCTGCTTCTGCAATGAATATGTTGAAAGGTGAGTTACCTATTAGGGAGAGACTCAGCTCAATGTCCGCAGCTGAAATCAGTGTATCCTCTTTCTGTCAACCTTCTGTATCTTTGAAATCTTCAAGCTCATGTCATGGTATTTGCTTCAAGGACAACAAACAAATCAGGTATGTGATCCAACAAGAGAAAGGCAATTTAACAAATCCATTCAGAAATTGAGAGGTTGATAGCATTTTACTTATGTGATGACTACCTCGACCAAAATCCATATATCTTGGAAGATGCAGGGCACCAATCAGAACCATATTAAAGCAGTAGACAGAGAGGTCCGCGAAGAAGAAATAAATGCAAGaacagaaaaagggaaaaggaaaaggaaagtgAAGTGTATTACTGTATTGATGCCACGACGAACATACGACCTCGACCCCTTATCACCTACAGTGCAACACGGAGGAATGAAGAAACAATTTGTAGTCCCAAGACTGATGCTGGATTCTACATTGTTGAATCTTTAGATGCATTGGTAAGTGGATATATAATGAAACTGCAACAATACAAAGCTAAATAGATTCTTATAAAAGGATTAAATAATCAACTAAAGGAATGTCTAAAGATGAAAATTATTTGCATCAGACCCATCGGAAGTAGCTTTTGCCATGTAGTTTATGAGCTAAAGCTGAGCATTTACTAATCGATAAAAGCATCAAGCATCATCAGCTATAAAACAAACTACATTTTCTAATAAGATGGCACAGGCATGAAATGCCGAAGAAGCAGTCATGAGAAATCTGGACCTTCCTCGAGTTGCCTTTGTGTAAATAGGAGGCATTTTTGTCTATGTAACCCTGAGAGCACAGAACCAAGCATGAGAAATCTGAACCTTCCTCGAGTTTCCTTTGTGTAAACAGGAAAATTGAAATCCTTTGCCACACATCTGAACCTTCCAAGAAGCTGCTATCAGGGTTACACAAAGGCAACAAAAACTACTCTGAAAATTTCATTGATAGCTAGAGATCTTGGTCCTGACAAGCAAAATAGGCAGTCATGTTTTTATTTGACAAAATAATCTAGCATATTTACTTCAGTTTAATTAAACCTCCAACGGAGACTAACAAATGATGGAGGATGCAGCCATCATTGCAAAAGCTTCGCCAGCATCAAAAGTTGGAGCACCCCGCTGAACGGATAAGGTACTCTTATACTACATTCTCACACTGCCAAACACTCCATAAGAATAATAAACAATAACATTCAAATTTATTTCAAATGGTAGAATATTCATCAAATCAAACAAATCAATATTGCTTGACGTGATCTCACTCCTGCGCAGTGCTTGCTATGTGTTCATCATCTACTTACGCCTCATTGGTGTTTCGCTTCGTGGCTGAGGACTTCGACGATCAAGAGGCGtttcttttgtactccctccgttcctaaatagaagtctttatatagatttcaatatggactacttacaaagcaaaatgagtgaatctacttaCGCCTCATTTTTTACCATGAATGTTATTTCGTGGTGAAAATTTGCAAGATGCTAAAACTTCTGATCTAATttcatgtctcaaaatttcatatttttttattctgtttttcattttcttttaaatTTACTGTTCATGGATGGTGTAGGTGCATCTGGGAGTAGAAAATCCACTCTGTTATATTTTATATTGCATGGTTTGTTTCATGTCTTGTAAGCTGGTCCTACAGCACCATGTACATTGTATCGTGTTTCTTTTGCCTTTTCTATTTTTCAGGGTGACATTAATTTAATGTCGGGTCTATGCCTTCTTTCTAAAAAAATCAAGATGTTCATGTAAGCAATGTAGGAGCGATAACCCACctctctttgcttctcttcttttCTCTTGTCCTGCTGCGCATTGAAAATATTCTCTGACTTCTTCGGAGTGACATCCATCCATTCCCAAATTCATGCGCAGACTCATGGCGAAGCTCCACACGGCTTGTTCAGATTTGACTATGCCATGACTTCTCAATTTTCTGACAAGGATTGGTGCAGATCTAAATAGGAAAGGTAACAAAAAATAATCATCAGAGTCATGTTGCACCAAAATCAAACAATTTCTCTATATCTCCGCCACTCAGTCAAAATGTGTATGCACTAAATTAGAGAGCACATGAGAAACTTTTTAAGCAGCATAAATGGATGATTACTGCGGTTGTGAGCTCTAATTAAGCTAGGTGTTCAGGCATACAGTAATCAAAACAAATGGCACAACCGAACTAACGATGAGCAATATGATGCACATAGATTACAGGTGCCTGAATCTAACCTAGAGATAGAAGCTTGGTGATGCCTTCGGCAAGTTCAACGACCTCGCCGGCCCGCAGCACAGGGTCAACGGTGCCATGACAACAAAGGACCCTAGCTGAGGCAATCGTCCACGACGTGATCTTCCTCGTCTGCATTGTCGAAGTCTTCTCACCCCAGCCCCCGGTCGAGTTGTCGTCGATCGGGAGTTCCGAGGATTGAGTGGCTGTGCAGATCAAATCGGCGGGCATCATGACCTGCAGCGCTCAGCAAGGAGCTATGCGGGGCGGCACCATGGGAGCCACACGAGCGACATGGCGAGGTTGGGGCGCTCCTTGGCCGCGGGAGGCGAGCAGGGAGAGACAGAAgagcggcggcatggtggcgtgcTTCAATGACGGCGAGGTCGATGGTGGGAAGGCGTGACCAGATCGACCTGTCGCGCAGCCGGCCGCCACCGCTcgcagacagagagagagatgtgagaggggAGGGACTTCCATGGGAGAGAAGAGAGGATGCGTTGACCTGTGCAGCTCGCCGTCGGATGCGTCAtgtgtgccgccgccgccgcaagggaGACAGATCATGGAGGAGACCGCGCGGGCGCGAGTGCCGTTGCGATGCGTGAGTTGTGGGAGAAGACCGGAGCGATGCAGGCGTGGCGGTGCGGGATCCGGTAGGTGGTCGGACGGGTGTGGCTGGAGGtggggggagggaaggaaaggaGGAGGCCGAGCCGAGCGGTGGCAGCGCAACCTCTACGAACCCTAGGCGTGAGAGGGGATCGAGCGCataggagagggaggagaggagcgTCTCGTGGGTGCGGGCTGAATGAtaaaaaaaccggttgaaaaaaaaCCAGTcgaaaaaaaaccagacgaaagtggggggactattcaaccaactcgtccattaggagtagagatttagaGCATCCCAACCCTGATCCGTAAACCTCCTGCTACAGTCCGGACCGCGGAAGCTATCCAATGTCAATTTGTATCGGTCTGCGGTGTGGTCCGAACGTGATTTCTCCCGTAAACCAGAGACGAAAGTGGGGtaggtttgcgggagtccggaccgatcTCAAGCTCGTTGCTGACCGTCCTGGCCCACCAAAAAACCCTCCCGCCTCCCGCGTGTTTTTGGTCAGCGCCACTCCAAAGGGTCGGcgcccgcattcatgcccggccagagcagacgcaaccgctcactggcaccggcattgaagcggcgcgccggccgagagagcgccacccgcacCGCATCCCGTTGCAGGCAACTGTCACGCGTTCAAACGACACGATGGCCGCCCGTTCTCTGTCTGCCTCCAGGATTGATGGCACGCGGTTGCCGAGTCTCCTCCGGCGCCACTCGTCCGTCCCTCTATCGCCCACCGGTGCTATATAAATAGATGCCCCGATGCCCCGGTCATAGTCNNNNNNNNNNNNNNNNNNNNNNNNNNNNNNNNNNNNNNNNNNNNNNNNNNNNNNNNNNNNNNNNNNNNNNNNNNNNNNNNNNNNNNNNNNNNNNNNNNNNNNNNNNNNNNNNNNNNNNNNNNNNNNNNNNNNNNNNNNNNNNNNNNNNNNNNNNNNNNNNNNNNNNNNNNNNNNNNNNNNNNNNNNNNNNNNNNNNNNNNNNNNNNNNNNNNNNNNNNNNNNNNNNNNNNNNNNNNNNNNNNNNNNNNNNNNNNNNNNNNNNNNNNNNNNNNNNNNNNNNNNNNNNNNNNNNNNNNNNNNNNNNNNNNNNNNNNNNNNNNNNNNNNNNNNNNNNNNNNNNNNNNNNNNNNNNNNNNNNNNNNNNNNNTTCCTCCGCGACACCCTCCTTCTCCGCTCCACcctcaccggtgcattgcaccatgaccaccgACAAGCCCCGTGCCCACTATATGGACATGGTGTACGGAGCGGGAGGGCCAGTTTCGaaaggcgcaggccgacgccaacTACAACCACAACTTCCTCTAGGAGCATCTGCATGCAGAGGAGTAGGTCACCGCCGGCAAGGCCGCCGGGCCGGACGAGGACctggcggagcaggaggcactACTTGAAtcctaccgctccgcccgcgagataCAGCTCGCCCGCTGGCGATACCGGCAGCGGGTGGCGGAAGTGGCGGCCGCCGGCATGGAGTGCGACGACGAGGCGGGCGAGGCGTTGTTCGGCGCCGCCGAcaacgaggaagagtagtgcacggtAGGTCGTCACCACTCGTGTCCCAAAAAGGCCACCACCCCTCCCGTcccgtcgacgccaagcttgggGGCGACATGGAGGCGGACGACTTCAATTCTTGTATAGAGGCGGCACGTGCGGGttgccgttgaagatgcccttagcaCCCCTAGTAAGCGCCCGTGtaaccatatactccctccgttcctaaatataagtctttgtagaggtttcactatggactacatacggagcaaaatgagtgaatctacttctaaaatgcatctatatacatccgtatgtggttcatagtgaaatctctacaaagacttatatttaggaacggaggtgccCCGGCACACCAACCAGCAAAAAGAAAAGATCACCAACTAGCACCACTCCCCTTCCCCGATCACGTGCAGAAAAAGTCCCACATGTTGTCCTTCCCACCAACCCATCGCATGCCTCGTCTTCTCACTGCTCTTCTTCCTCCCAGATCTCCAACCACATGTACCTCCTCTGATGGCCACCATGCAACAAGAACTGCATAAAAAAAAATTAACTGGCTTGTAACCTAATGAAAACATATTGATAAGGGGTGGGGGCAGTGAGACATGCGCAAACCCCATCTAAATCCAGGCAAAAAACGAAGGAAAAAAAATAAGAGGACATGCCCCCCGGACTATGCATAGTACATTGGGGCAAAATACTGTGTGATTGTAGGCAATATAGATATTAAATTGAGGCAAAAAAAGTGTGATTGTAGGCAAACTGTGTGTTTGATTGCAGGCAAAAAATTGTGCTGCCATGTAACatagttagtagtagtatcaattTATAATTCATTGACCTCGCATTGACGAGTTTAATGAGGACACAACTTTAGGATTGTTCATTATCAGAGTTATTTTAAGGCAACTACCTACAGTGTGTTGGGCAAGTTTTGGCAAAAACTCAAGCAACCTAAGTAACAACCATTAACGAAAATCTAAACCATGTCAGGCAATTAAGTAAACAAaaaaaacatcaagcaaaagtTTAGGATTGTTCATTATCTGAAGTATTTCACCCCAGACACAAAAAAGCTCAATCTCCGCTCAGGGTCAAAAAACAGCTACCCCCGCTCATGTGTTATCTGAGGCAACTACCTACAGAGTGTTGGGCAACTTCTGAAAAAACTAACAACCCACTAGGATTGAGTTTCATCCAATCTTGTGCTGGTATGAAAGCTTCTAGGGCACTAACTGAAAACAACTAGCAAGTCCTGGAACCATGCCATGCATCCTAAGTAACAAAAACTAAAGCCCATTTGGGCAAATTCTGAACAATACCAGGCAATTCAGTAACAACCGGCAGGCAAGTTTTGTTACTTAGGATCAAAACTACACAAAAAAGCTCAAATTCTCAACTCAAGGATCAACAACTACGTGACATTCGGGCCGATAAAAATATTCCTAATGTAAGCAACGCATTGGTGTGTCCGAGTTTTTTGTACTCTAAAGTAAGCAAAAGTTGAATGCGTTGACTAGTAGCAAAACTCCATAGTAGAAGGATCCGATAAGAGCTCATAGCAAGACTCTGACAACTCGCTCCAAAAATCCAAGCAACTAGGGCTAACACGCCTGCAACTCCACCATGGCACCCCCTTAAAAGGCCCTACAACTTCGTCGTAAAGGGGATCTGGCAACACAATTCCGACAACTCGCGACACAAATTCAGGCAACTCGTACTCACGTCCCTGACCAAAAACCATCATGCCACCGTAGTTCAGAACGATGAGCGGGGGAGATCTATCGTGAGATACTACACCGTGTGCGCCTCGCCGTCGGCCACATACCCACGACCACATGCACACATGAAAACTGCCCccacctcccccaccccaccccccctgAAATCAACATGCCCCCACATCCCCTCGGTCCAATCTGACCTTGATTTGAGTGGAATAAAATGCATGTGTGAGGGAATCAATGACGCTTACCGGCGATTTGAGGCCCAATTCCTCGACCGCTGACAATGACTAAGGCAAGTTACCACTTCTCTCGGGCAACTAGTGGTTATCATTTAGCCACTTCATCGATATCCCCTAGACAACAAAATGGTGGTGAAGTTTACCCGAAACAACTTCTTTCTTTATCCCTAGGCAACTAGTGGTTGCAGTTTAGGCAGCATGCATCTTGTACCAGACAAGAAAAGAAAATACTAGGAAGTGTGCAGTAAGCAAACATCAACCATCTCTGTACAAAAATATGCCGGATAATCCATATGAATTTGCATATGTCGCTTATTACAAAAAAAAAATTAACCATGATTTTTTTAAGTTCATAATGTGGTTGTAAGCGACTAGAATTAAACATTGAATTAGCGAAGCACTAATGAATAGACAAAAAATAGGCTCTATGAGCCAACTTGCCGCAGGATGAAGATATGCCGGCATTGTACTGTCTCGTACAGCCGCCTTAAACCTGTAGGCATGATTTTTCATGCTGAAAGCAAGAACTAGGGATCATGGTGAGCAGATTTTGCAGAAAAAATTGGTAGGCTCATTCATCAATCAGAGCATCATGTACAACGCCCAATTCAACCCCTCACCACCTCCGTGAGTGAGCCAGACCAACAACAACCAAACTCGCGTAAGGAAAAGTCATGGCTGAAAATACTGAATATTGCGACTAACCTACTCTTGAATCCCTAGTTTTGATTTTGAGGTTGTCTCTGCTGGGCAATAACCAAATGTGTGATGGTGCGAGAAAGAAGCACGTATTGGGGAAAATCTTACCTTTGTTCGGCCCGTGTACGAGAACTGGAGCAGTTGCCACTTGCCGGCGTAGCAGTTCATCCCCAATCCCCAGTTCGCCCGTCGACCGCCACCCCAACCCAAGCTCGGCGACGGACATGGGACCGGAGTGAAGGGTCCCGCGGCTGCTTCCGTTGGTCAGAGCTCTTGGGATCGCGCGGCGGCGTTGGCCCGGATCTGGCGCCTCCCACTCCTGCACGCGAGGTGGTCGTGTTGCACGGACGCGCCGCGCGGGTACCTTCTCTGCACGAGCGCGGCGCACGGAGGATCGTACCTCCGCCTGGTGGTCACCGCGCGCGGATGGCGCTCTGGCCCCTCTCTCTCCGCAGAGTGGTATTTCTCCTCCCTCTTCTCCCCATGCCTCCCAAAATCTAGTAATCTCCGGTAGCTCCGCCAGCCACGGAATCGATCGATGAACGCGGCGGTGGATTTGGGAGAAGAAGCTGCCATGGGTTGCATTTCACACCCTTGTAGCCGCAGACGAGGTGGGTGGCGTCGGGAGTTGGCTGGAGGAGCAAGGCGGCGGAGCGCGTAGCCGGGAGGATGAGTGCGGCTGGCGGGCACGTGGCCTGGCCaggaggaggagcggggcggcggccgcgTATGGAGGAGGCGCGGGGCTTGAGTAGAGTGGATAAGGTGCGGGAGACTTGTCGTAGGGCGTTCGTAGACGTTTCGCTCCGCAACCCGACAGTGCGGCACCTGGCGATCGGATCCTGATCCGACGGTTCGGAAGGGTGTGTGCTCAGGACCATAAAAAATTTAggttatttctttttctattttccttGAATGTTAGTCTGGATGTGATTAGCTTTTTTCCTCTACTATTTTGTGTTCACAGCCGTGTGCCTTGATGAATTCTTTTTTACCCGCGCTGGATCCCTTGATAAATCATAATTGTATATGGTGCGCTGGACCTGAATATTTTTCCTTTGAGTCAATTACACCGGTGGTGCTAAAACTTATCGCGAACAGTCACTTTGGTGCTAGAACTTGCGGCATACATCGAACCGGTGTAAAAACTTGGCTCGGTcgtgcaaatacggtgcaaatCACGTTTGGGTACGAAAGCGGCGCTGACTAGGCTCGCCTGCGTGGCACGGGTCCCGCTGTCAGTGACCGAAAGGCAGGAAGGAGGGCATGTGGTCTGTTTTTCGCAAAAACACtcttgaatttttttagatttttcacATAAGAGCTTCTGTCCCGCCTGTTAGTTCAGTATGGAAATTTGAAAGAAAAATGTAACCCCAGGATTCGAACTTGCTACCATATAGGTGGGAAACAACCGGTCATAGCCACTGCACCAACAACATCATCACACCCATAGTTCATAAGTCCTTTGTAATATAGTAGAACAAAGTCGCTCCTGGAGTTTCTCTTTTTTAGAAATATGTAAAGGTATGTAAATTCTAATCTCACTAAtaaaattaaagtttaattattcTTAAAGTTTGAAAATGTTCAGAGTTTTAGCAAAATATTGATTGATGTAGTATATAAAAGTGTTCATGCTTTAGGATTTTTTGTTTTTATATCCTTTTAAATATTATAATGTAATGCACTCCATGCGGCCCATTTTGCACTATTACGTTTTATAAGTTTACATAATATATGTAAATTATAATCATATGttataaataatatatatatatatatgtttaaaTTATAAAAGTATTCACTTATTAAATAAAAACTTATCCATATATTTGAATGATAATTACAAAAGTATTCACATGATAATTTGCATAATTAACAAAACATAAAATGGAATTTTTATTTTTATATATTTAATAAATGGtcatatctttacctaataataaaggaggGAGCCTTTCATAGTTTTTCATACGTCACCTCTTTATATCCGTTGATTTTGTGTTAATCATAAATATTGACGGCTGAGATTTATTTACTTTTATATCTAATCTATGATTCCAAATTTTCGTCATCACTTGTGTTTCTTTCCTTGCTCAAACTCTGGTTCTCTGATACACAGTTCGACTCAAGTCCCTGGAACCTCGCCGATGCATACACGTATATCTCCCTGGGCCTGTTCTCTCAATCAATATAAAGCACGCATAGCCCACGTCTCCACTATTGATCGACAAGCGAGCACCGGCACCGATCGGAGGCGACTGCAGGCCGTTGCGGGTGTAAGGAGCGCCACGCCATGGAGGTCGTAATCGACGTGGGCAAGCATGGCAGCGCACACGACCGACCAAGTGCCacgccgaggcagcgtgggggcGGCGCAAAGAGGCCGCGGCCGTCTGCAGAGACGACGGTAGGGCACTTTCCATCTGGTCCTCATCCAAGAGCGGCGCTCTTTTTTGTCCCGTGTGGATCGAACACAAGCATGTGGGAGGTAGAGAGCACGTCGAGGATGACGAGAGGACGGCGAGTAGCAGCCAGAGAGGGCGTCGGTGTAGTCGGCAACGGAGAGTAGCAGTCAGACCGCTGAAAAGAGCCAAAAGTCGAGGCCTGCCGTccagtgctgctgctgctgcagtagGTCCACGCCCTCCACGGACTTGCAGTTCACTCGTACCGCGCTATGCCTACACCTCGACTGCTTGGATCAGAGGGAGACCTGCGGGATCGGATCGGCGGGCAGCAGTTGAGGCGCGGTCGTTCTTGCACCTCTACAGCAGCGGTGGTGTTGTTGTGATCTGTTGGCTCGTCCTCTACCTCCTGGAGGCAGTGCTATAGCAGTTTTACAGTGCGGAATCTCACAAGCTACGGGATCTGAATTCTTGAGTGACTTTTGCTTACTCCTGTGTTTTCGTACTACTGCTCAATATAAAAGAGGGAGGCAGCCAGGCAAAGCTAAAGAGAAAGGTCTGATTTGGGAGTTGTGAGCAAGATTATACTACTCACTAAGCAAGGCCAGTCGAAAAAAAAAAGCAAGGTCAGCATGCATGCGTGCAGCTCCTGGCCGGTGCTCGGCTCGTCAGAAATGCCGCAATTCACCGATTAGTTCGTTGGCAGCCTGCAGGCGGCACGGCACCACGGCAGCAATAGTAGTCCACAGCAACAGCAGGAAGCACGAGAAGCAGAGAAGGGGCAACAGGCCAGCAGCAGGCAGCCGGCGCCCGTCACGACGGCCCGGAGGCGGAGGGCGGCGATGCTTGCCTAGGCCGGCGGCCGGCGGTTGGCAGCAGTGAGCAGCCATCGGCCGAGTCAAAGACCTAGAACTAGAAGGCCTCATCCATGGACCATGGCGATTTGGGGAAAGGGGTGAAGTTCCTGTTAATTTAGGGGAAAGGAGGAGAAAAGAGCGAGTGTGGGAGGTGTTGTCGCCTGTTGGAGCGTGGGATTCCAACTCTATATGCAGGATCGATGGTCCCAATTCTATATGCGTGCACGCATTGACTGCTCCAGGCTTGATCGCTCAAGTGTCGATTTCTAGGAAAAAATTAGAATTATGTGCAGAAGACGTCGGCACAAACCATTGAGAATCGGGTAAGCTATTTTGTATCTCACGTTTCGCGCACATATGCTTCACCTTGTATCatcaggacatccctgtcgttgcTCTAACTACCGTCATTGGCAGCGTCCCATGATGCTGTCCAGTGCACAAGGAGAGGTACACAGTATTAACTAATTCTAGCGTAGATTTTTTTACGATAGCTCAGAACAGAAGACATAGTTTTTttagggagtacctagaactcatctagatgagacgtAATTTGGTCTTATTCACCTGGAAAACAAGAAcggatacaacccacgtcagcacacacgtatcttatagcatcacatctagtggctataaaaggtgaatgagaccaaattaaatctcatctagatgagttctagcaaaactgtttcATAAAATATCATTCACATAAAATTACACGTCACTTACCTAACCTTGTAGTATTGAAAGTGTGTATTTCTTAAACTAGCTGCATTACATAGTTCAAAATTAAATATGAAACGAGGTTGGGGCAAGGATGGTTCATGGTTGGATGTTGATCCATATTAA
This window of the Triticum aestivum cultivar Chinese Spring chromosome 5D, IWGSC CS RefSeq v2.1, whole genome shotgun sequence genome carries:
- the LOC123123835 gene encoding uncharacterized protein isoform X2, which produces MSVAELGLGWRSTGELGIGDELLRRQVATAPVLVHGPNKVLVAWWPSEEVHVVGDLGGRRAVRRRGMRWVGGKDNISAPILVRKLRSHGIVKSEQAVWSFAMSLRMNLGMDGCHSEEVREYFQCAAGQEKRREAKRDVWQRISIFLFTQRKLEEGSDFSCLVLCSQGYIDKNASYLHKGNSRKVIRGRGRMFVVASIQYMDFGRANTMT
- the LOC123123835 gene encoding uncharacterized protein isoform X1, translated to MSVAELGLGWRSTGELGIGDELLRRQVATAPVLVHGPNKVLVAWWPSEEVHVVGDLGGRRAVRRRGMRWVGGKDNISAPILVRKLRSHGIVKSEQAVWSFAMSLRMNLGMDGCHSEEVREYFQCAAGQEKRREAKRDVWQRISIFLFTQRKLEEGSDFSCLVLCSQGYIDKNASYLHKGNSRKVIRGRGRMFVVASIHKYHDMSLKISKIQKVDRKRIH